Proteins encoded in a region of the Eschrichtius robustus isolate mEscRob2 chromosome 14, mEscRob2.pri, whole genome shotgun sequence genome:
- the PMAIP1 gene encoding phorbol-12-myristate-13-acetate-induced protein 1 isoform X5: MPGRRARKSAQQSPTRAPADPEVECAIQFRRIGDKLNFRQKLLNLISKLFRSGT; encoded by the exons ATGCCTGGAAGGAGGGCTCGTAAGAGCGCTCAGCAGAGCCCGACGCGGGCCCCGGCAG ATCCTGAAGTTGAGTGTGCCATTCAGTTCAGGAGAATTGGAGACAAACTGAATTTCCGGCAGAAACTTCTGAATTTGATATCCAAACTCTTCCGCTCGGGAACCTGA